The genomic DNA tatctctctctctttcttcttctttgagataGCTGAAAGtgaggagagagaaagatagagaaacTTTGGCTTCTATGGATCAGTGCCACtactattttgtattgaatttAATAAACCAAAGCTGGTCACAGAAATAtatgagtattattattttaatacgtATAGGCAGTttacagtatatattttttcctctcACCGGTGGCGGAGCCAGAAAATCTATCCACCAGggtcatatttttttaagtaaaaaaaacatatatagttggGCTCAATAATTCATACCGAAAGTCTTAAACTTAAagtctttttgtgttttaatatttcaCGTGGGTCAATTATAATATTGCACAAAATTTCATCTGGGTCAATTGTATCATTGCATAagggtcaattttttttttcataaaaattctactaatttttagaatttcatCAGGGTCAATTGACCCTCGTAATGGTTCATTGACTCCGCCACTGCCTGTCACATATATAAACCTTACATATATTGGTATACATGCAACAGCTAAAGATGATATCATTTCTAGAGTATGTAATCTCTCTTAGATGGTATGGGCAAATAATTTTGAAGATTCACCATGTCTAGTGTTGTGCCTAGAGTTTCGGAGGTCTGAAGcgagtgaagaaaaaaatatacatgatGATTTGCCAATAAGGATCTTATTCTTCGACACTATATATGTTTCGAATTTCCTAATTTCggctgtttgttttggttttatcctcaaaatatatatacaactacGGAATGTGTATATGTATTAGATAgctacattattattaatttgtacgGTAGCGTGAGTATGATTATGAGGATTAACTATATTAGTCACTATGGATTACAGCTGTGATTTAGTAAGACTGACTGATTTTGCTTTGAAACAAGTAGGAATCGATTAATGAATGAGAGATAATGAATTTcgaatacaatataaaatacagTACAtgataaaaacaatataatagaAGATCTGGTTTATGTATCCcaaggacaaaacaaaacaagaattgaAGCTTCTATGCCCTCAAAATTGCAGTCAAATGTTGGGAAGAAAATGATGTATCGTACCTTGAATTATGCTCCCACTTACTTTTTTATTGCATCAATTTCAGTGCAGCTCTGTTGAAAATTTAGTAATACGATTCTACTTTACTATAATCCAagtctatttatttatatactaatGAGTTATACTTATTCCCTGCTAACCATAATAGTTATTTGAACAACGTTAGAAACTAGTATTGGATTTAAACAAAGAGTTAAAAACTAAATgattgaaaatttatttcttaacATTTCGTAAttcttgtaattgttttttgttatttttttttcttgtattagtTTGAAGTTGAAATATGAATACATATTTACGTCAATTCACAAACGTTTTTATAAGGTTCTAAAAATAGCAAAATACTACTATATCTTTCTCCTAGATAATGTGTACACATATGATATTCAGCAGCTGCATTTTCCATCAAACAATCATAATTTTAATACGTATGCAAAGGCATGGGAGATCAAATTGTAAactatggatatatatatatatatatatatgatttcctATAATATAAATCTTGTTATAGATTTATGAAATCATccatgttaaataaaaaaagtcacTATACCAACAAATTATAGACATAGAGACTTTTGAGTCTTTGACAAaaggaataagaagaagaatagaagaagataataatGGAAACCGTAGGTAGGAGGAGGAATGGCACGTGCGgtagaagaagcaaaatccTGAAAGGCCGTGGAGGAGAGCACGTGATGGTCCAACACCAANAGTTTGAGGttgaaatattaatacatatttACGTCAATTCACAAACGTTTTTAAGGTTCTAAATATAGCAAAATACTACTATATCCTTCCCCTAGATAATGTGTACACATATGATATTCAGCAGCTGCATTTTCCATCAAACAATCGTAATAGTAATACGTATGCAAATGCATGGGAGATCAAATTGTAAACTATGGATAGATATATGATTTCCTATAATATAAATCTTGTTATAGATTTATGAAATCATccatgttaaataaaaaaagtcacTATACCAACAAATTATAGACATAGAGACTTTTGAGTCTTTGACAAaaggaataagaagaagaatagaagaagataataatGGAAACCGTAGGTAGGAGGAGGAATGGCACGTGCGgtagaagaagcaaaatccTGAAAGGCCGTGGAGGAGAGCACGTGATGGTCCAACACCAAATCCACAATTCAAGGTCCCCTCGTTTGACTTAACCCTCTCGTACGTCTTGAGATTCCACCCCAAACAATTTAGCCCTTCTCttgttctctttatttttttattttttccacaaaaacGAGTTACATAAATAcggatatgatatatataaatggtaACTTTAATTTCCTAAATTCCATGTCAAGATACAcgaaacacataaaaacattgGATTCTCACGGTAAATCATCTCTTCGTAACAATTTATGGAACTTAAAAGTTTCTGTTGCGccaattattatcttattgaGATAGATGTGCCGTTGCCTTCACGAAGACGTCATGCATTAAACCCTTTATTAATGAGCGTTTAATCATATAGATACCAACATGTTCTGAAActtatataatgttattttagaATCCCCATTATGGCCAAGTGTTCGTATAAACTCAAAGCGCTCTCATTATCTTAGTATATGTGTTGTACACACTACACAGTTTCGTTCAGGTGGATTACTGGATCAGctggttatattattattttttattttattttataacaacTATTAACAAGGAGTGAAATTTAATACTAATTCTCGgatattatataacaaaagaaaaaaaattaaaatctaaagaGATTACTtttaaatgaagaaaaaaagaaacaaaacgtaGAGATCATCAGACCAAGCAAGAATAGGGCGTCGTTTCACATTATATTAAATGGGCCTTAAAGTAAATACCCTTCTATGAAAACGACCCATTTAACGTAGAAAGCCCAACAACGAATAAATATTACTACTATTATAAAGTATTTACACATTATAACCCGTAATTGCTTTCTGTTACGTCATCTCAACCCTAACTTTTATCCAATCAGTATTACATCCAACGGTAAAAATAATCTTgggataaaatagaaaaaacttGGTTGGcgtttctacagattttttttttattgatgttgggataaaatagaaaaattgaatgatatacagatttttttttttttaattaataatttgtttccttaattaattaattaagtggGGTGAATAAGAGAGATTCAGCCCCCTAGGAGGAGGGTGAACCAAGAATTGTCCTTAATCATAACTTTCGTTTTGAGACTCCCCCGGCGCCTGTAAAGTCAGCAAGAGCACGACGATCGCGTTTCAGATCGTCAAAAAGTAGAAGGAAGACCCGCGCCCGAGAAATCACCAAGGGTGCAACGAATTTTTAGGGTAAGCTTTtccgattcttcttcttcttcttcttctttccatgtAATTTAGGTCAATCTCGTCGGTGCTTtgatttgggggttttttttttccggggGCGCAAATCTTCgctgtttttgaatttttggatcGTAGATTTTTGGGCTAAGTTGCTGATTTCTTCTTTGCTCATCTAGCTGCGAattttgctctctttttttttgtttttcttgattccGCCGTCTCAAATTTTATTCTACCCAacagtaaagtttttttttttttttttttttttaaattcttccTGAAGTTTCGGAGTaaggttgagttttttttaaaaataaattcttcaTTATGTTTGTTCATGTAAGAGATATATACTTGGTTCTCTAGAAGCTAGTTTTTTTACCCTTGTATAATCATGTACTTGTGATTCTCTTAGTATTATTATAGCTATGTAGAAGAttaatattgttgtttttttagttatctTTTAATTAGTTAGTAACTTGTTTCCAGGTCAATGGCGTCTTCTTCGGATGCATGGATGAGAGATTACAATGAGGCTTTGAAACTCTCTGATGATATTCATGGCATGATGTCTGAAAGGAATGCCTCCGGGTTAACCGGGCCTGATGCTCAACGTCGTGCCTCAGCCATACGAAGAAAGATCACCATTTTGGGGACCCGATTAGACAGTCTACAGTCCCTTCTTGTTAAGGTTCCTGGGAAGCTGAATGTGTAAGccttttttataaatatggtTGTCTGTTAAACTCCCCATCTTAGACAACACTAAGTTTCATGTTGGTCTTGACCTATTTTTATTATGGTTAATGTGTATTGCAATTGCTGATTAACAGTTCTGATAAAGAGATGAATCGTCGCAAGGATATGGTTGGGAATTTgagatcaaaaacaaatcagGTGGCCTCTGCTTTGAATATGTCAAACTTTGCAAACAGAGACAGCTTGCTTGGTCCAGATATAAAGCCGGATGATGCGATGAAAAGAGTCTCTGGCATGGACAACCAAGGAATTGTTGGATTTCAACGGCAAGTTATGAGAGGTAAGCTGTGGTATGTAACACAATTTTCTAGGTCCATAGTAATGAATTTTGCCTTCTGTATTGATTTcccttttgtttgtatttttttcccATGAGTAGAACAAGACGAGGGACTTGAGAAGTTGGAGGAAACAGTCATGAGTACCAAGCACATTGCTCTCGCTGTCAACGAGGAGCTCACTCTGCAGACCAGGCTTATTGTATGTATCCGCTATTGttcatttgttgattttgaattCTTGTTCTAATGAAATCTGCCTTTCTTCCATGCAGGATGACTTAGATTACCATGTAGATGTCACTGACTCTCGCTTACGGGTAAGTATATTCTTTGAACACATTAGTCTCATTAGTTGCTAGCCTAAGCTGGTCCATTGATAAGCTAAAGACCAGAACCTCGCT from Camelina sativa cultivar DH55 chromosome 7, Cs, whole genome shotgun sequence includes the following:
- the LOC104703319 gene encoding syntaxin-52, which encodes MASSSDAWMRDYNEALKLSDDIHGMMSERNASGLTGPDAQRRASAIRRKITILGTRLDSLQSLLVKVPGKLNVSDKEMNRRKDMVGNLRSKTNQVASALNMSNFANRDSLLGPDIKPDDAMKRVSGMDNQGIVGFQRQVMREQDEGLEKLEETVMSTKHIALAVNEELTLQTRLIDDLDYHVDVTDSRLRRVQKSLAVMNKSMKSGCSCMSMLLSVLGIVGLALVIWLLVKYL